The following are encoded in a window of Vibrio azureus genomic DNA:
- a CDS encoding DUF3319 domain-containing protein — protein sequence MAISNYRGFNLKAGGPDGRVWKVKIKNHVLQGSLSAVKKSIDWWCDTASIVDPKEFDNLDQRSKNTANAQSEAFNGYTLRNDTGEPNAWYCMFNGKLIKGAKPAIQRHIQAYLVAKEKALQSQQQKK from the coding sequence ATGGCGATTTCAAATTACAGAGGATTTAACCTCAAAGCAGGCGGTCCAGATGGCAGAGTCTGGAAAGTTAAAATTAAAAACCATGTTTTACAAGGCAGTTTATCTGCAGTAAAAAAAAGCATTGATTGGTGGTGTGACACTGCATCGATTGTTGATCCCAAAGAATTTGATAACCTTGATCAACGTTCGAAAAATACCGCAAATGCTCAGTCAGAGGCTTTTAATGGTTATACGCTAAGAAATGATACTGGAGAGCCTAATGCTTGGTATTGTATGTTCAATGGCAAGCTAATTAAAGGTGCGAAACCTGCGATCCAACGTCATATCCAAGCTTATTTGGTCGCTAAGGAAAAAGCGTTACAATCACAACAACAAAAGAAATAA
- the yciH gene encoding stress response translation initiation inhibitor YciH, with translation MTLVYSTETGRIKPEEPKIERPQGDGIVRIQRQTKGRKGKGVCIISGLDLDDTPLKLLAAELKKICGCGGSVKDGTIEIQGDARDKIKAHLEKKGMVVKLAGG, from the coding sequence ATGACACTTGTATATTCCACGGAAACTGGCCGCATTAAACCAGAAGAACCTAAAATAGAACGCCCTCAAGGTGATGGTATCGTCAGGATACAGCGTCAGACAAAAGGTCGAAAGGGGAAGGGGGTCTGTATCATCTCTGGTTTAGACCTTGATGATACCCCGCTTAAATTATTAGCTGCCGAGTTGAAAAAAATCTGTGGCTGTGGTGGCTCTGTCAAGGATGGGACGATAGAAATTCAAGGTGATGCTCGTGATAAAATCAAAGCTCACCTTGAGAAAAAAGGCATGGTGGTCAAACTTGCCGGTGGATAA